Proteins encoded in a region of the Vicia villosa cultivar HV-30 ecotype Madison, WI linkage group LG5, Vvil1.0, whole genome shotgun sequence genome:
- the LOC131601450 gene encoding uncharacterized protein LOC131601450 — protein sequence MWIQQQLLQPVPPNKLFHSYSPSNRTKISSFAKLNSTHNTKFHNGIRNAKITLEELPPNALRMKREAEWIGGFSLGIDLGMSRTGIAVSRGFVVRPLTVLELRGQKLEDRILKIAEQEEADEFIIGLPKSSDGNETIQSNIVRSVAGRLAVRAAERGWRVYLHDEHGTTADAIDRMVNMGLSKSTKQKKLDAYAATMLLERYFSTSGKKAELVLPKNLELQEKLRKGPPEDEDFFFDED from the exons ATGTGGATTCAGCAGCAACTGCTGCAACCAGTGCCACCCAACAAACTCTTCCACTCTTATTCACCTTCAAATCGTACAAAGATTTCATCTTTTGCAAAACTGAATTCGACCCACAATACCAAATTTCACAATGGAATTAGGAACGCTAAAATAACTTTGGAAGAACTTCCCCCAAACGCGCTTCGGATGAAGAGGGAAGCAGAATGGATTGGAGGGTTCTCCCTTGGTATCGACTTGGGAATGTCTCGCACTGGCATTGCAGTCAGCAGAGGCTTCGTTGTTCGCCCTTTAACG GTTTTGGAACTGCGAGGACAGAAACTCGAGGACCGGATATTGAAAATTGCCGAACAAGAG gaaGCTGATGAGTTTATAATTGGACTTCCAAAATCTTCCGACGGAAATGAAACGATACAGTCAAACATAGTACGAAGTGTTGCTGGAAGGCTTGCTGTTCGAGCAGCTGAGAG GGGTTGGAGAGTATATCTACACGATGAACATGGAACAACAGCAGATGCCATTGATCGAATGGTCAACAT GGGTTTGAGTAAGTCTACTAAACAGAAGAAActtgatgcatatgctgccacg ATGTTACTTGAGAGATATTTCTCGACATCAGGTAAGAAAGCTGAACTTGTTTTGCCGAAGAATCTTGAATTACAAGAAAAACTTAGAAAGGGTCCTCCGGAAGATGAAGATTTTTTCTTCGACGAAGATTGA
- the LOC131601448 gene encoding uncharacterized protein LOC131601448 isoform X3 — protein sequence MKSCKNEIGPSSQYRGRGGRSFRRGGRGRGQFSHGRGRGVGGGRYFPSHSSGPAISDVPGSSSVSTQVQTAPVQPPPRGVFCDICKIECNTQEVMELHLKGKKHLKNIRVHEAKQRRGAINVPQSGQIPTSQLNSTDQTIIAQESEDPTKYFSSEIATDSQKVNIISQNNVGETSDVPAEENSAARGRGLKRKLRGGKTRKQTRTADGSQPEPAVAITCELCNVKCDTQRVYQAHITGKKHLKRAYGPHAPAGLVRNQALVGVGNQALVGVGDQTLSEVGSQALAGVAGLQALYPPDINALATAINAQVQQGDNDPQVLLAQLLVNALSQAQGSATAPPNGSLTAQTPTPALVAGSSYDPQLAQIQVSEIAAQGNPTGESKNETPSAPVESNAQEGSNVGIGIQIEGGSSETK from the exons ATGAAGAGTTGTAAAAATGAA ATTGGGCCATCATCTCAATACAGAGGTAGAGGTGGTAGATCATTCAGGCGGGGTGGTCGCGGCCGAGGTCAGTTCAGTCATGGAAGAGGACGTGGAGTGGGCGGTGGGAGATACTTTCCGTCTCATTCTTCTGGACCTGCTATTTCTGATGTACCGGGTTCATCATCAGTCTCAACTCAAGTGCAAACTGCACCAGTGCAACCGCCACCGCGTGGGGTATTCTGTGATATTTGCAAGATCGAGTGCAATACCCAAGAAGTCATGGAGCTGCATCTGAAAGGAAAAAAGCATCTGAAGAATATCAGAGTACATGAAGCAAAACAGAGACGCGGTGCTATCAATGTACCACAAAGTGGACAGATTCCTACCTCTCAGTTGAACTCAACGGATCAAACTATTATAGCTCAGGAATCTGAAGACCCTACCAAATATTTTAGTTCTGAAATTGCAACTGATAGTCAGAAGGTTAACATAATTTCGCAGAATAATGTAGGAGAGACTTCTGATGTTCCAGCTGAAGAAAATTCTGCTGCAAGAGGCCGTGGATTGAAGCGTAAATTAAGAGGAGGAAAAACACGTAAACAGACGAGGACTGCTGATGGTTCACAACCTGAGCCCGCTGTAGCCATTACATGTGAGTTGTGCAATGTTAAATGTGACACCCAACGAGTTTACCAGGCTCATATTACTGGGAAAAAGCACTTGAAGCGTGCCTATGGCCCCCATGCTCCGGCCGGATTAGTACGTAACCAAGCTTTAGTTGGAGTAGGTAACCAAGCTTTGGTTGGAGTAGGTGATCAAACTTTGTCTGAAGTAGGTTCCCAAGCTTTGGCTGGAGTAGCCGGGCTTCAAGCACTTTACCCACCTGACATCAACGCTCTAGCCACTGCAATTAATGCTCAAGTTCAACAAGGTGATAATGATCCACAGGTACTTCTGGCTCAGCTCCTGGTGAATGCACTATCTCAAGCACAAGGATCAGCAACAGCACCACCGAATGGCTCATTGACTGCTCAGACACCTACTCCTGCATTGGTGGCCGGTTCAAGTTATGATCCCCAGTTGGCACAGATACAAGTCTCAGAAATCGCAGCGCAGGGAAATCCTACCGGTGAATCAAAAAATGAGACACCTTCTGCCCCAGTGGAGTCAAATGCACAGGAAGGTTCAAATGTTGGCATTGGCATACAAATTGAAGGTGGAAGTTCTGAAACTAAATAG
- the LOC131601448 gene encoding uncharacterized protein LOC131601448 isoform X4, whose protein sequence is MRKLHIGPSSQYRGRGGRSFRRGGRGRGQFSHGRGRGVGGGRYFPSHSSGPAISDVPGSSSVSTQVQTAPVQPPPRGVFCDICKIECNTQEVMELHLKGKKHLKNIRVHEAKQRRGAINVPQSGQIPTSQLNSTDQTIIAQESEDPTKYFSSEIATDSQKVNIISQNNVGETSDVPAEENSAARGRGLKRKLRGGKTRKQTRTADGSQPEPAVAITCELCNVKCDTQRVYQAHITGKKHLKRAYGPHAPAGLVRNQALVGVGNQALVGVGDQTLSEVGSQALAGVAGLQALYPPDINALATAINAQVQQGDNDPQVLLAQLLVNALSQAQGSATAPPNGSLTAQTPTPALVAGSSYDPQLAQIQVSEIAAQGNPTGESKNETPSAPVESNAQEGSNVGIGIQIEGGSSETK, encoded by the exons ATGAGGAAACTCCAT ATTGGGCCATCATCTCAATACAGAGGTAGAGGTGGTAGATCATTCAGGCGGGGTGGTCGCGGCCGAGGTCAGTTCAGTCATGGAAGAGGACGTGGAGTGGGCGGTGGGAGATACTTTCCGTCTCATTCTTCTGGACCTGCTATTTCTGATGTACCGGGTTCATCATCAGTCTCAACTCAAGTGCAAACTGCACCAGTGCAACCGCCACCGCGTGGGGTATTCTGTGATATTTGCAAGATCGAGTGCAATACCCAAGAAGTCATGGAGCTGCATCTGAAAGGAAAAAAGCATCTGAAGAATATCAGAGTACATGAAGCAAAACAGAGACGCGGTGCTATCAATGTACCACAAAGTGGACAGATTCCTACCTCTCAGTTGAACTCAACGGATCAAACTATTATAGCTCAGGAATCTGAAGACCCTACCAAATATTTTAGTTCTGAAATTGCAACTGATAGTCAGAAGGTTAACATAATTTCGCAGAATAATGTAGGAGAGACTTCTGATGTTCCAGCTGAAGAAAATTCTGCTGCAAGAGGCCGTGGATTGAAGCGTAAATTAAGAGGAGGAAAAACACGTAAACAGACGAGGACTGCTGATGGTTCACAACCTGAGCCCGCTGTAGCCATTACATGTGAGTTGTGCAATGTTAAATGTGACACCCAACGAGTTTACCAGGCTCATATTACTGGGAAAAAGCACTTGAAGCGTGCCTATGGCCCCCATGCTCCGGCCGGATTAGTACGTAACCAAGCTTTAGTTGGAGTAGGTAACCAAGCTTTGGTTGGAGTAGGTGATCAAACTTTGTCTGAAGTAGGTTCCCAAGCTTTGGCTGGAGTAGCCGGGCTTCAAGCACTTTACCCACCTGACATCAACGCTCTAGCCACTGCAATTAATGCTCAAGTTCAACAAGGTGATAATGATCCACAGGTACTTCTGGCTCAGCTCCTGGTGAATGCACTATCTCAAGCACAAGGATCAGCAACAGCACCACCGAATGGCTCATTGACTGCTCAGACACCTACTCCTGCATTGGTGGCCGGTTCAAGTTATGATCCCCAGTTGGCACAGATACAAGTCTCAGAAATCGCAGCGCAGGGAAATCCTACCGGTGAATCAAAAAATGAGACACCTTCTGCCCCAGTGGAGTCAAATGCACAGGAAGGTTCAAATGTTGGCATTGGCATACAAATTGAAGGTGGAAGTTCTGAAACTAAATAG
- the LOC131601448 gene encoding uncharacterized protein LOC131601448 isoform X2, which yields MFLKLTTSQGLPDQQYLEADKIGPSSQYRGRGGRSFRRGGRGRGQFSHGRGRGVGGGRYFPSHSSGPAISDVPGSSSVSTQVQTAPVQPPPRGVFCDICKIECNTQEVMELHLKGKKHLKNIRVHEAKQRRGAINVPQSGQIPTSQLNSTDQTIIAQESEDPTKYFSSEIATDSQKVNIISQNNVGETSDVPAEENSAARGRGLKRKLRGGKTRKQTRTADGSQPEPAVAITCELCNVKCDTQRVYQAHITGKKHLKRAYGPHAPAGLVRNQALVGVGNQALVGVGDQTLSEVGSQALAGVAGLQALYPPDINALATAINAQVQQGDNDPQVLLAQLLVNALSQAQGSATAPPNGSLTAQTPTPALVAGSSYDPQLAQIQVSEIAAQGNPTGESKNETPSAPVESNAQEGSNVGIGIQIEGGSSETK from the exons ATGTTTCTTAAATTGACTACTTCTCAAGGGTTGCCGGATCAACAGTATCTTGAGGCTGATAAG ATTGGGCCATCATCTCAATACAGAGGTAGAGGTGGTAGATCATTCAGGCGGGGTGGTCGCGGCCGAGGTCAGTTCAGTCATGGAAGAGGACGTGGAGTGGGCGGTGGGAGATACTTTCCGTCTCATTCTTCTGGACCTGCTATTTCTGATGTACCGGGTTCATCATCAGTCTCAACTCAAGTGCAAACTGCACCAGTGCAACCGCCACCGCGTGGGGTATTCTGTGATATTTGCAAGATCGAGTGCAATACCCAAGAAGTCATGGAGCTGCATCTGAAAGGAAAAAAGCATCTGAAGAATATCAGAGTACATGAAGCAAAACAGAGACGCGGTGCTATCAATGTACCACAAAGTGGACAGATTCCTACCTCTCAGTTGAACTCAACGGATCAAACTATTATAGCTCAGGAATCTGAAGACCCTACCAAATATTTTAGTTCTGAAATTGCAACTGATAGTCAGAAGGTTAACATAATTTCGCAGAATAATGTAGGAGAGACTTCTGATGTTCCAGCTGAAGAAAATTCTGCTGCAAGAGGCCGTGGATTGAAGCGTAAATTAAGAGGAGGAAAAACACGTAAACAGACGAGGACTGCTGATGGTTCACAACCTGAGCCCGCTGTAGCCATTACATGTGAGTTGTGCAATGTTAAATGTGACACCCAACGAGTTTACCAGGCTCATATTACTGGGAAAAAGCACTTGAAGCGTGCCTATGGCCCCCATGCTCCGGCCGGATTAGTACGTAACCAAGCTTTAGTTGGAGTAGGTAACCAAGCTTTGGTTGGAGTAGGTGATCAAACTTTGTCTGAAGTAGGTTCCCAAGCTTTGGCTGGAGTAGCCGGGCTTCAAGCACTTTACCCACCTGACATCAACGCTCTAGCCACTGCAATTAATGCTCAAGTTCAACAAGGTGATAATGATCCACAGGTACTTCTGGCTCAGCTCCTGGTGAATGCACTATCTCAAGCACAAGGATCAGCAACAGCACCACCGAATGGCTCATTGACTGCTCAGACACCTACTCCTGCATTGGTGGCCGGTTCAAGTTATGATCCCCAGTTGGCACAGATACAAGTCTCAGAAATCGCAGCGCAGGGAAATCCTACCGGTGAATCAAAAAATGAGACACCTTCTGCCCCAGTGGAGTCAAATGCACAGGAAGGTTCAAATGTTGGCATTGGCATACAAATTGAAGGTGGAAGTTCTGAAACTAAATAG
- the LOC131601448 gene encoding uncharacterized protein LOC131601448 isoform X1 — protein sequence MDYSAYNLNQPQQQPQSYYEYDPSQIQHQPYDQSYAAYQPSYYAAYNQQYAYYPTDTITHFQHQQTHGYYQSEPAPVHPPGVNPEPVQPNLTIGPSSQYRGRGGRSFRRGGRGRGQFSHGRGRGVGGGRYFPSHSSGPAISDVPGSSSVSTQVQTAPVQPPPRGVFCDICKIECNTQEVMELHLKGKKHLKNIRVHEAKQRRGAINVPQSGQIPTSQLNSTDQTIIAQESEDPTKYFSSEIATDSQKVNIISQNNVGETSDVPAEENSAARGRGLKRKLRGGKTRKQTRTADGSQPEPAVAITCELCNVKCDTQRVYQAHITGKKHLKRAYGPHAPAGLVRNQALVGVGNQALVGVGDQTLSEVGSQALAGVAGLQALYPPDINALATAINAQVQQGDNDPQVLLAQLLVNALSQAQGSATAPPNGSLTAQTPTPALVAGSSYDPQLAQIQVSEIAAQGNPTGESKNETPSAPVESNAQEGSNVGIGIQIEGGSSETK from the exons ATGGATTATTCAGCCTACAACCTCAaccaaccacaacaacaacctcaATCCTATTATGAATACGACCCATCTCAGATTCAACATCAACCCTACGATCAATCTTACGCTGCATATCAACCTTCATATTACGCTGCTTATAATCAACAATACGCTTATTATCCTACTGACACTATAACGcattttcaacatcaacaaaCTCATGGTTATTATCAATCTGAACCCGCTCCGGTTCACCCTCCCGGTGTTAACCCTGAACCGGTTCAACCCAATCTGACG ATTGGGCCATCATCTCAATACAGAGGTAGAGGTGGTAGATCATTCAGGCGGGGTGGTCGCGGCCGAGGTCAGTTCAGTCATGGAAGAGGACGTGGAGTGGGCGGTGGGAGATACTTTCCGTCTCATTCTTCTGGACCTGCTATTTCTGATGTACCGGGTTCATCATCAGTCTCAACTCAAGTGCAAACTGCACCAGTGCAACCGCCACCGCGTGGGGTATTCTGTGATATTTGCAAGATCGAGTGCAATACCCAAGAAGTCATGGAGCTGCATCTGAAAGGAAAAAAGCATCTGAAGAATATCAGAGTACATGAAGCAAAACAGAGACGCGGTGCTATCAATGTACCACAAAGTGGACAGATTCCTACCTCTCAGTTGAACTCAACGGATCAAACTATTATAGCTCAGGAATCTGAAGACCCTACCAAATATTTTAGTTCTGAAATTGCAACTGATAGTCAGAAGGTTAACATAATTTCGCAGAATAATGTAGGAGAGACTTCTGATGTTCCAGCTGAAGAAAATTCTGCTGCAAGAGGCCGTGGATTGAAGCGTAAATTAAGAGGAGGAAAAACACGTAAACAGACGAGGACTGCTGATGGTTCACAACCTGAGCCCGCTGTAGCCATTACATGTGAGTTGTGCAATGTTAAATGTGACACCCAACGAGTTTACCAGGCTCATATTACTGGGAAAAAGCACTTGAAGCGTGCCTATGGCCCCCATGCTCCGGCCGGATTAGTACGTAACCAAGCTTTAGTTGGAGTAGGTAACCAAGCTTTGGTTGGAGTAGGTGATCAAACTTTGTCTGAAGTAGGTTCCCAAGCTTTGGCTGGAGTAGCCGGGCTTCAAGCACTTTACCCACCTGACATCAACGCTCTAGCCACTGCAATTAATGCTCAAGTTCAACAAGGTGATAATGATCCACAGGTACTTCTGGCTCAGCTCCTGGTGAATGCACTATCTCAAGCACAAGGATCAGCAACAGCACCACCGAATGGCTCATTGACTGCTCAGACACCTACTCCTGCATTGGTGGCCGGTTCAAGTTATGATCCCCAGTTGGCACAGATACAAGTCTCAGAAATCGCAGCGCAGGGAAATCCTACCGGTGAATCAAAAAATGAGACACCTTCTGCCCCAGTGGAGTCAAATGCACAGGAAGGTTCAAATGTTGGCATTGGCATACAAATTGAAGGTGGAAGTTCTGAAACTAAATAG